In Aeromicrobium marinum DSM 15272, one genomic interval encodes:
- the rpmA gene encoding 50S ribosomal protein L27: MAHKKGAASTKNGRDSNAQRLGVKRFGGQQVNAGEIIVRQRGTHFHPGTNVGRGGDDTLFALSSGAVEFGRKRGRKVVNIVPADVAAAPLAAAE, encoded by the coding sequence ATGGCACACAAGAAGGGCGCTGCGTCCACCAAGAACGGTCGCGACTCCAACGCACAGCGACTCGGCGTGAAGCGGTTCGGCGGCCAGCAGGTCAACGCCGGCGAGATCATCGTCCGCCAGCGGGGGACCCACTTCCACCCCGGCACGAACGTCGGTCGCGGTGGCGACGACACCCTGTTCGCCCTGTCTTCGGGCGCCGTGGAGTTCGGTCGCAAGCGCGGCCGCAAGGTCGTCAACATCGTCCCGGCCGACGTCGCTGCGGCCCCCCTCGCAGCCGCGGAGTGA
- the rplU gene encoding 50S ribosomal protein L21, with protein MYAIVRSGGGQQKVAVGDVIQIDQVAQAEGEQLSLPAVLLVDGDTVTSDTAALAKASVTAEVLGGTKGPKIIIQKYKNKTGYKKRQGHRQKYTQVKITGISA; from the coding sequence GTGTACGCAATCGTGCGCAGTGGTGGTGGCCAGCAGAAGGTGGCCGTCGGCGACGTCATCCAGATCGACCAGGTCGCCCAGGCCGAGGGCGAGCAGCTCTCGCTGCCGGCCGTCCTCCTCGTCGACGGCGACACCGTCACGTCCGACACCGCGGCGCTCGCCAAGGCGTCCGTGACGGCCGAGGTCCTGGGCGGCACCAAGGGCCCCAAGATCATCATCCAGAAGTACAAGAACAAGACCGGCTACAAGAAGCGCCAGGGGCACCGTCAGAAGTACACCCAGGTCAAGATCACCGGCATCTCCGCCTAA
- a CDS encoding Rne/Rng family ribonuclease — MLDENDAPTTATTTSTTRTRRRAAGRPAGPPVAGDSDSTPAPAATEEVAAATTADSEPAPAAEKPAKKAATKKTAAKAAPKKQTAKQAEPAAAPEDDETGDDASATAPAEASPAPRAPVVPAGGLMFQAPEPVVAPRRARPTVVEDDADDDIEDDADDDSTDDGSDDESGEGGPRRRRRSRGGRRRRKPDSDEDSGDRDAETGDSDDQDSDDSGDGSGSAGSRRRRSRRRSGDGGSGAGDDPENTVVRVRDGRTAEDEITSVAGSTRLEAKKQRRREGREQGRRRAPIVSESEFLARRESVNRQMVVCQHDDYTQIAVLEDKVLVEHYVARESQTSLIGNVYLGKVQNVLPSMEAAFIDIGAGRNAVIYAGEIDWSGLGNGKQRKIEDVLTSGQTVLVQVSKDPVGQKGARLTSQVSLPGRFLVYVPGGQTNGISRKLPDTERTRLKTLLKEVLPADAGVIVRTAAEGASEDQLTRDVASLKARWEDIERKVEAGKAPELLYSEPDLMIKVVRDLFNEDFTSLVVEGRDAWDNISGYVQHVAPDLAERLERWEPEEHDGRHAFAGFRIEEQIHKALDRKVWLPSGGSLVIDRTEAMTVVDVNTGKFTGSGGNLEETVTKNNLEAAEEIVRQLRLRDIGGIIVIDFIDMVLESNRDLVLRRLVECLGRDRTRHQVAEVTSLGLVQMTRKRIGTGLVESFSTDCEHCKGRGIVIQAEPIEPRKDEGRRGGRGGRGGRGGGGDGQGSGQDGGNQGGNQQGGRSGGNRSGGGGRNNGNNNGNNGNGRSQGQGRGSGAGEPVVDESGADDSAEAVADPSVHEPDGSDQVVAPESTDVVAPASPVGTASAPEQTPEPSSDHPVLTDEGQAP; from the coding sequence ATGCTCGACGAGAACGACGCCCCCACCACCGCGACGACCACCAGCACGACGAGGACGCGTCGCCGAGCGGCCGGTCGCCCGGCCGGTCCGCCCGTCGCCGGTGACAGCGACTCCACGCCGGCCCCGGCTGCGACGGAGGAAGTCGCCGCCGCCACCACGGCTGACAGCGAACCGGCTCCGGCGGCCGAGAAGCCCGCCAAGAAGGCGGCGACCAAGAAGACCGCCGCCAAGGCGGCACCGAAGAAGCAGACGGCGAAGCAGGCCGAGCCGGCCGCCGCCCCCGAGGATGACGAGACGGGCGACGACGCCTCGGCGACCGCGCCCGCCGAGGCCTCGCCCGCGCCGCGGGCGCCCGTGGTGCCCGCCGGTGGCCTGATGTTCCAGGCCCCGGAGCCGGTCGTGGCTCCGCGCCGCGCCCGCCCCACCGTGGTGGAGGACGACGCCGACGACGACATCGAGGACGATGCCGACGACGACTCGACCGACGACGGGTCCGACGACGAGTCCGGCGAGGGCGGTCCACGCCGCCGGCGCCGCAGCCGCGGAGGTCGCCGTCGCCGCAAGCCCGACAGCGACGAGGACTCCGGCGACCGTGACGCCGAGACGGGCGACAGCGACGACCAGGACAGCGACGACTCCGGCGACGGCTCCGGATCGGCCGGCAGCCGACGTCGCCGGTCCCGCCGCCGCAGCGGTGACGGTGGGTCCGGGGCGGGCGACGACCCCGAGAACACCGTGGTGCGCGTCCGGGACGGACGCACGGCCGAGGACGAGATCACCAGCGTCGCCGGCTCGACCCGGTTGGAGGCCAAGAAGCAGCGCCGCCGAGAGGGCCGTGAGCAGGGCCGCCGGCGGGCGCCGATCGTCTCGGAGTCGGAGTTCCTGGCTCGCCGTGAGTCGGTCAACCGCCAGATGGTCGTGTGTCAGCACGACGACTACACGCAGATCGCCGTGCTCGAGGACAAGGTCCTGGTGGAGCACTACGTGGCCCGCGAGTCGCAGACGTCGCTCATCGGCAACGTGTACCTGGGCAAGGTGCAGAACGTCCTGCCGAGCATGGAGGCCGCCTTCATCGACATCGGTGCGGGCCGCAACGCCGTCATCTACGCCGGCGAGATCGACTGGTCGGGTCTCGGCAACGGCAAGCAGCGCAAGATCGAGGACGTCCTCACGTCCGGCCAGACCGTGCTGGTGCAGGTGTCCAAGGACCCGGTCGGGCAGAAGGGCGCCCGCCTCACCAGCCAGGTCAGCCTGCCGGGACGGTTTCTCGTCTACGTCCCCGGCGGACAGACCAACGGCATCTCGCGCAAGCTGCCCGACACCGAGCGCACGCGTCTGAAGACGCTGCTCAAGGAGGTGCTGCCCGCTGATGCGGGCGTCATCGTGCGCACGGCGGCCGAGGGAGCCTCGGAGGACCAGCTGACCCGCGACGTCGCGTCGCTGAAGGCACGCTGGGAGGACATCGAGCGCAAGGTCGAGGCCGGCAAGGCACCCGAGCTGCTCTACTCCGAGCCGGACCTGATGATCAAGGTCGTGCGCGACCTGTTCAACGAGGACTTCACCTCCTTGGTCGTGGAGGGTCGTGACGCCTGGGACAACATCTCCGGCTATGTCCAGCACGTGGCCCCTGACCTGGCCGAGCGCCTCGAGCGCTGGGAGCCGGAGGAGCACGACGGGCGGCACGCCTTCGCCGGGTTCCGCATCGAGGAGCAGATCCACAAGGCACTCGACCGCAAGGTCTGGCTGCCGTCCGGAGGGTCGCTCGTCATCGACCGCACCGAGGCGATGACCGTCGTCGACGTCAACACCGGCAAGTTCACCGGCTCGGGTGGCAACCTCGAGGAGACCGTCACCAAGAACAACCTCGAGGCCGCCGAGGAGATCGTGCGCCAGCTGCGTCTGCGCGACATCGGCGGGATCATCGTCATCGACTTCATCGACATGGTGCTGGAGAGCAACCGCGACCTGGTGCTGCGCCGTCTGGTGGAGTGCCTCGGTCGCGACCGCACCCGTCACCAGGTGGCCGAGGTGACCTCGCTGGGCCTGGTCCAGATGACCCGCAAGCGGATCGGTACCGGCCTGGTCGAGTCGTTCAGCACCGACTGCGAGCACTGCAAGGGTCGTGGCATCGTCATCCAGGCCGAGCCGATCGAGCCCCGCAAGGACGAGGGCCGTCGGGGCGGGCGTGGCGGTCGCGGCGGTCGCGGCGGCGGTGGTGACGGTCAGGGGTCCGGCCAGGACGGCGGCAACCAGGGCGGCAACCAGCAGGGCGGACGTTCCGGGGGCAACCGCTCCGGCGGCGGAGGTCGCAACAACGGCAACAACAACGGCAACAACGGCAACGGCCGTTCCCAGGGCCAGGGCCGCGGTTCCGGTGCGGGGGAGCCTGTGGTCGACGAGTCGGGGGCCGACGACTCCGCCGAGGCAGTGGCCGATCCGTCGGTGCACGAGCCCGACGGCAGCGACCAGGTCGTGGCGCCGGAGTCGACCGACGTGGTGGCCCCGGCCAGCCCGGTCGGGACGGCGTCAGCACCGGAGCAGACACCCGAGCCGTCGTCCGACCACCCCGTTTTGACCGACGAGGGTCAGGCTCCGTAG
- a CDS encoding TIGR03936 family radical SAM-associated protein, translating to MTGATTLEGTPNPEAPNPQLPIVQKIRLRYAKRGRLRFTSHRDFSRAFERAVRRAGVPIGHSSGFSPHPKISYANAAPTGAASEAEFLEIGLTRVCDPEEVRAALDASLPPDLDLIDVAVAAPGALADRLEASLWLVDLPGADVGEVRAAIDAALAAEALTVERMTKRGLRDIDVRSALVSLTCEDTGDGVQIAAVVAVTVPTVRPDDVVTALRAHGLQVPGAPVATRAAQGPLVDGTVGDPLR from the coding sequence GTGACGGGTGCCACCACGCTGGAGGGGACGCCGAACCCCGAGGCGCCGAACCCCCAGCTGCCGATCGTGCAGAAGATCCGCCTGCGCTACGCCAAGCGCGGCCGGCTGAGATTCACCAGCCACCGCGACTTCAGCCGCGCCTTCGAGCGGGCGGTCCGCCGCGCCGGGGTGCCGATCGGACACTCGTCCGGCTTCAGCCCGCACCCGAAGATCTCCTACGCCAATGCGGCACCCACCGGTGCGGCCAGCGAGGCGGAGTTCCTCGAGATCGGCCTCACCCGCGTCTGCGACCCCGAGGAGGTCAGGGCAGCGCTCGACGCGTCCCTGCCGCCGGACCTCGATCTGATCGACGTGGCGGTCGCCGCGCCCGGGGCGTTGGCCGATCGTCTGGAGGCCTCGCTGTGGCTGGTGGACCTGCCCGGGGCCGACGTCGGCGAGGTACGGGCGGCGATCGACGCCGCCCTCGCCGCCGAGGCGCTGACCGTCGAACGGATGACCAAGCGCGGACTGCGCGACATCGACGTCCGGTCCGCCCTCGTGTCGCTGACCTGCGAGGACACCGGTGACGGGGTGCAGATCGCCGCGGTCGTGGCCGTCACCGTGCCCACGGTCCGGCCGGACGACGTGGTCACGGCACTGCGCGCCCACGGGCTGCAGGTGCCGGGAGCGCCGGTGGCGACCCGGGCCGCCCAGGGCCCGCTCGTGGACGGAACGGTCGGCGACCCCCTCAGGTGA
- a CDS encoding TIGR03960 family B12-binding radical SAM protein — translation MSVESVFPRLEPLLPSVSKPIQYVGGELNATVKDWDSVSVRWALMYPDAYEVGLPNQGVQILYEVLNERDWILAERTYAVFADMEQVMRDHDIPQFTVDGHRPVGAFDVLGLSFATELGYTNMLTALDLAGIPLHAVDRRDEDPVVIAGGHSAFNPEPVADFVDAVVLGDGEEIVLAVSEVVREHKAEGSPGGRLELLRRLAASGGVYVPRFYDVTYGPDASIEAIVPNHQDAPVRVAKHTLMDLDAWPYPRKPLVPLAETVHERFSVEIFRGCTRGCRFCQAGMITRPVRERSLQSIGQMIDNGLAASGFDEVGLLSLSSADHSEIGEMATQLADRYEGTNTSMSLPSTRVDAFNITLANEFSRNGRRSGLTFAPEGGSERMRRVINKMVSEDDLINTVAAAYSHGWRQVKLYFMCGLPTETDEDVLQIGELAKRVIDTGREVAGHKDIRCTVSIGGFVPKPHTPFQWAAQLDHETTDERLRKLRASVQSDKKYGRAIGFRYHDGRPGIVEGLLSRGDRRVGRVIEAVWRDGGRFDGWSEHFSFDRWEAKAAEVLAGTGVDLDWYTTRERGADEILPWDHLDSGLDKDWLWEDWLDALADDPVEVEDCRWTPCFDCGVCPSMDTDIQIGPTGQQLLPLSVVR, via the coding sequence ATGTCCGTCGAGTCCGTCTTCCCCCGCCTGGAGCCGTTGCTGCCCTCGGTGTCCAAGCCGATCCAGTACGTCGGCGGCGAGCTGAACGCCACCGTCAAGGACTGGGACTCCGTGAGCGTGCGGTGGGCCCTGATGTACCCCGACGCCTACGAGGTCGGCCTGCCCAACCAGGGTGTCCAGATCCTCTACGAGGTCCTCAACGAGCGGGACTGGATCCTCGCCGAGCGCACCTATGCCGTGTTCGCCGACATGGAACAGGTCATGCGGGACCACGACATCCCCCAGTTCACGGTCGACGGCCACCGCCCCGTCGGCGCGTTCGACGTGCTGGGTCTGTCCTTCGCCACGGAGCTCGGCTACACCAACATGCTCACGGCGCTGGACCTCGCGGGCATCCCGCTGCACGCGGTCGACCGCCGCGACGAGGACCCCGTCGTGATCGCCGGCGGGCACAGCGCCTTCAACCCCGAGCCGGTGGCCGACTTCGTCGACGCCGTCGTCCTGGGCGACGGCGAGGAGATCGTCCTGGCCGTGAGCGAGGTCGTCCGGGAGCACAAGGCCGAGGGTTCACCCGGCGGCAGGCTGGAGCTGCTGCGCCGTCTGGCGGCCTCCGGCGGCGTGTACGTGCCACGGTTCTACGACGTCACCTACGGCCCCGACGCCTCGATCGAGGCGATCGTGCCGAACCACCAGGACGCCCCCGTCCGGGTCGCCAAGCACACGCTGATGGACCTCGACGCGTGGCCGTACCCGCGCAAGCCCCTCGTGCCGTTGGCCGAGACGGTGCACGAGCGGTTCAGCGTCGAGATCTTCCGCGGCTGCACCCGCGGCTGCCGGTTCTGCCAGGCGGGCATGATCACCCGGCCGGTACGGGAGCGGTCCCTGCAGAGCATCGGTCAGATGATCGACAACGGACTGGCGGCGAGCGGGTTCGACGAGGTCGGGCTGCTGAGCCTCTCCAGCGCCGACCACTCCGAGATCGGTGAGATGGCCACCCAGCTCGCGGACCGGTACGAGGGCACCAACACCTCGATGTCGCTGCCGTCGACCCGGGTCGACGCCTTCAACATCACGCTGGCCAACGAGTTCAGCCGCAACGGACGACGTTCCGGACTGACGTTCGCCCCCGAGGGCGGCAGCGAGCGGATGCGCAGGGTCATCAACAAGATGGTCAGCGAGGACGACCTCATCAACACCGTGGCCGCCGCCTACTCGCACGGGTGGCGTCAGGTGAAGCTCTACTTCATGTGCGGACTCCCCACCGAGACCGACGAGGACGTGCTGCAGATCGGCGAGCTCGCCAAGCGGGTCATCGACACCGGTCGGGAGGTCGCCGGACACAAGGACATCCGCTGCACCGTGTCGATCGGTGGCTTCGTCCCCAAGCCGCACACCCCCTTCCAGTGGGCGGCACAGCTCGACCACGAGACCACCGACGAGCGGCTGCGCAAGCTGCGGGCGTCGGTCCAGTCCGACAAGAAGTACGGCCGTGCGATCGGCTTCCGCTACCACGACGGCCGCCCCGGGATCGTCGAGGGCCTGTTGTCCCGCGGCGACCGTCGGGTGGGCCGGGTCATCGAGGCCGTGTGGCGCGACGGAGGCCGTTTCGACGGGTGGAGCGAGCACTTCTCGTTCGATCGCTGGGAGGCCAAGGCCGCGGAGGTGCTGGCCGGCACCGGGGTCGACCTCGACTGGTACACGACCCGCGAGCGGGGCGCCGACGAGATCCTGCCGTGGGACCACCTCGACTCCGGGTTGGACAAGGACTGGCTCTGGGAGGACTGGCTGGACGCGCTGGCCGACGACCCGGTCGAGGTCGAGGACTGCCGGTGGACCCCGTGCTTCGACTGCGGGGTCTGCCCGTCGATGGACACCGACATCCAGATCGGCCCCACCGGTCAGCAGCTCCTGCCGCTGAGCGTCGTCCGGTGA
- the ndk gene encoding nucleoside-diphosphate kinase: MTQRTLVLLKPDAVRRGLTGAILSRFEAKGLTLVAMQLRSIDAAMADAHYAEHVEQPWYPPLREFAVSGPLVAVVLEGDEAIGVVRALNGATDGRAAAPGTIRGDLSLSNRENLVHASDSEESAAREIALWFPDLPA, encoded by the coding sequence ATGACCCAGCGCACGCTCGTCCTGCTCAAGCCCGATGCGGTCCGCCGCGGACTCACCGGCGCGATCCTGTCCCGCTTCGAGGCCAAGGGCCTGACGCTCGTCGCGATGCAGCTGCGGTCGATCGACGCGGCGATGGCCGACGCGCACTACGCCGAGCACGTCGAGCAGCCCTGGTACCCGCCGCTGCGGGAGTTCGCGGTGTCGGGACCGCTCGTCGCCGTCGTGCTCGAGGGCGACGAGGCCATCGGCGTGGTGCGGGCACTCAACGGCGCCACCGACGGGCGCGCCGCCGCTCCCGGCACGATCCGGGGGGACCTCTCCCTGTCCAACCGCGAGAACCTCGTGCACGCCTCGGACTCCGAGGAGTCCGCCGCTCGCGAGATCGCCCTGTGGTTCCCCGACCTCCCCGCCTGA
- a CDS encoding DUF4233 domain-containing protein yields the protein MRGLCAAMLFFQSIVLGLSTPVMISVEGVDRTPALVMGLGLTVLCLLTAGSLRRPQAYWVGHGIQVASIGLGFLVPIMFFVGGMFAALWIAAFRLGARIDEDKARWAREAAEQGDETDTAG from the coding sequence GTGAGAGGTCTGTGCGCCGCGATGCTGTTCTTCCAGTCCATCGTCCTCGGACTCTCGACCCCTGTGATGATCTCGGTGGAGGGCGTGGACCGCACCCCTGCGCTGGTCATGGGCCTGGGCCTCACGGTGCTGTGCCTGCTGACCGCGGGATCCCTGCGCCGGCCGCAGGCGTACTGGGTGGGCCACGGGATCCAGGTCGCGTCGATCGGGCTGGGCTTCCTCGTGCCGATCATGTTCTTCGTCGGTGGCATGTTCGCCGCCCTCTGGATCGCGGCGTTCCGACTCGGTGCCCGCATCGACGAGGACAAGGCCCGCTGGGCCCGGGAGGCAGCCGAGCAGGGCGACGAGACGGACACCGCGGGTTAG
- a CDS encoding bifunctional folylpolyglutamate synthase/dihydrofolate synthase, producing the protein MRPTYAEVEHALLGRWPESRLEPSLERISALCRLLGDPQDSAPLIHLTGTNGKTSTGRMIDALLTALDLRTGRFTSPHLQSMTERISIDGSPLSEDGFVDAFADVAAYAQIVDDSQAHPLSFFEMTVAMAYAAFADAPVDAAIVEVGMGGTWDATNVADGQVAVIGPISVDHAQYLGDSPLAIAHEKVGIVKPGAHVVVAEQDTEVLDVIGQRVAEVGATLLREGVDFGVAARIAALGGQQVDLQGLAGHYEEIFLPLHGAHQAHNAALALAAVEAFTGGKELDPDVVRAAFATVTSPGRLEVVRRSPTVLLDAAHNPHGLRAAVAGVAEEFAFSPLVVVLGVMADKDVEEMVEVLDPAVAHVVCTQNSSDRCMPADELAGIVADRLGDDRVSVSPRLDDALERAILLAEASEGFEDAIGSGGVLVTGSVVTVGEARTLAGTAAEGRRS; encoded by the coding sequence ATGAGACCCACGTACGCCGAGGTCGAGCACGCGTTGCTCGGTCGTTGGCCCGAATCCCGCCTCGAGCCGTCCCTCGAACGCATCTCGGCCCTGTGCCGCCTGCTCGGTGACCCTCAGGACTCGGCGCCGCTGATCCACCTCACCGGCACCAACGGCAAGACCTCGACCGGGCGGATGATCGACGCGCTGCTCACGGCGTTGGACCTGCGCACCGGACGCTTCACGAGCCCCCACCTGCAGAGCATGACCGAGCGCATCAGCATCGACGGGTCCCCGCTCAGCGAGGACGGCTTCGTCGACGCCTTCGCCGACGTGGCGGCGTACGCGCAGATCGTCGACGACAGCCAGGCGCACCCCCTGTCGTTCTTCGAGATGACCGTCGCGATGGCCTACGCGGCGTTCGCCGACGCGCCCGTCGACGCCGCGATCGTGGAGGTCGGCATGGGCGGTACGTGGGACGCCACCAACGTGGCCGACGGGCAGGTCGCGGTCATCGGTCCGATCTCGGTCGACCACGCCCAGTACCTCGGCGACTCGCCCCTGGCGATCGCCCACGAGAAGGTGGGCATCGTCAAGCCCGGGGCCCACGTCGTCGTGGCCGAGCAGGACACCGAGGTGCTCGACGTCATCGGGCAGCGGGTGGCCGAGGTCGGCGCCACCCTGCTGCGCGAGGGGGTCGACTTCGGTGTCGCCGCCCGGATCGCCGCCCTCGGAGGTCAGCAGGTCGACCTGCAGGGCCTCGCGGGGCACTACGAGGAGATCTTCCTGCCGCTGCACGGCGCGCACCAGGCCCACAACGCCGCGCTGGCCCTGGCCGCCGTCGAGGCGTTCACCGGCGGCAAGGAGCTCGATCCCGACGTCGTGCGGGCGGCCTTCGCCACCGTCACCTCACCGGGCCGGCTGGAGGTCGTGCGCCGCAGCCCCACCGTGCTGCTCGACGCGGCCCACAACCCGCACGGACTCCGGGCCGCCGTCGCCGGGGTGGCCGAGGAGTTCGCCTTCAGCCCGTTGGTCGTCGTGCTCGGCGTCATGGCCGACAAGGACGTCGAGGAGATGGTCGAGGTGCTCGATCCGGCGGTCGCCCACGTCGTCTGCACCCAGAACTCCAGTGACCGCTGCATGCCCGCCGACGAGCTCGCGGGCATCGTGGCCGACCGCCTCGGTGACGACCGGGTCAGCGTCTCGCCCCGACTCGACGACGCGCTCGAGCGCGCGATCCTCCTGGCGGAGGCGTCCGAGGGCTTCGAGGACGCGATCGGCAGCGGCGGTGTGCTGGTCACCGGCTCGGTGGTCACGGTGGGGGAGGCCCGCACCCTCGCGGGCACCGCGGCGGAAGGTCGGCGGTCGTGA
- a CDS encoding serine hydrolase domain-containing protein yields the protein MRRIALVSALVGAVLVAPWSAAASTTDVAAAGQKQCDVPAPGEPFETAAPEEVGLDPAQLDVATGFASSRLRTSVMVFRHHCLVGTGPGNLLGDLVPLDLWSSTKSVVSLAVGVAVDRGLLDLDDPIDLYLPPGWGDAERRAITVRQLLQENSGLKTSIITEAGTVALDANIVRQGLALPLEHEPGTYFEYGQRNPDIAAYVVGRAVGEDIQDFVQREIFTPIGIRPGSYIWLRDRAGNTYGHAHLIMRPTEFARVGMLLANDGRWADRQIVSADYLGAATGPSPTNACYGMLFWVNRTPCITPDVPSRRTFDREPLPGFGSDAFATVGFLQQNTFVSPSLGTQVTWMGVAGDVSPDPQTLLTANVSSELYHEFFRRLLPAYTDVDLPDLGPYEDVVSFEVTPETVADIRVALGALGVGEFAPQGCLLATCDGRLETRGLAMNLAAVLGFVTTAGSG from the coding sequence ATGCGCCGCATCGCTCTCGTGTCCGCCCTGGTCGGTGCCGTCCTGGTGGCGCCATGGTCCGCGGCCGCCTCGACCACCGATGTCGCGGCTGCGGGCCAGAAGCAGTGCGACGTCCCGGCTCCCGGCGAACCGTTCGAGACCGCCGCGCCCGAGGAGGTCGGCCTCGACCCGGCGCAGCTCGACGTCGCCACCGGTTTCGCGTCGAGCCGGCTGCGCACCTCCGTCATGGTCTTCCGACACCACTGCCTCGTCGGCACGGGTCCGGGCAACCTTCTGGGGGACCTCGTCCCGCTCGACCTGTGGAGCTCCACGAAGAGCGTCGTCAGCCTGGCGGTCGGTGTCGCCGTCGACCGCGGGCTGCTCGACCTCGACGACCCGATCGACCTCTACCTGCCCCCGGGATGGGGCGACGCCGAGCGGCGCGCGATCACCGTGCGTCAGCTCCTGCAGGAGAACAGCGGTCTGAAGACCAGCATCATCACCGAGGCGGGCACCGTCGCCCTCGACGCGAACATCGTCCGGCAGGGGCTCGCGCTCCCGCTCGAGCACGAGCCGGGCACCTACTTCGAGTACGGACAGCGCAATCCCGACATCGCGGCCTACGTCGTCGGGCGTGCGGTGGGGGAGGACATCCAGGACTTCGTCCAGCGGGAGATCTTCACGCCCATCGGCATCCGGCCCGGGTCGTACATCTGGCTGCGCGACCGTGCGGGCAACACCTACGGGCACGCCCACCTGATCATGCGACCGACGGAGTTCGCCCGCGTCGGCATGCTCCTGGCGAACGACGGCCGGTGGGCGGACCGGCAGATCGTGTCGGCGGACTACCTGGGTGCCGCGACCGGCCCGAGCCCGACCAACGCCTGCTACGGCATGCTCTTCTGGGTCAACCGGACGCCGTGCATCACCCCCGACGTCCCCTCCCGACGTACGTTCGATCGCGAACCTCTTCCGGGGTTCGGGTCCGACGCGTTCGCCACCGTCGGCTTCCTGCAGCAGAACACCTTCGTCTCCCCGAGCCTCGGCACGCAGGTCACGTGGATGGGTGTGGCCGGCGACGTCTCGCCGGACCCGCAGACGCTGCTCACCGCCAACGTCAGCTCCGAGCTCTACCACGAGTTCTTCCGACGGTTGCTGCCCGCGTACACCGACGTCGACCTCCCGGACCTCGGCCCCTACGAGGACGTCGTGAGCTTCGAGGTGACCCCGGAGACGGTCGCCGACATCCGTGTCGCACTGGGTGCGCTGGGGGTCGGCGAGTTCGCTCCGCAGGGATGCCTGCTGGCCACCTGCGACGGCCGGCTGGAGACCCGGGGACTGGCGATGAACCTCGCCGCGGTGCTGGGGTTCGTCACCACCGCGGGCAGCGGCTGA
- a CDS encoding TetR/AcrR family transcriptional regulator produces the protein MARGRPRTFSDDVLLAAARSALVDHGYHEVTMDEIARRAGTSKQTLYARYEDKAGLVTECVRQDCAAMADHLRSSYREVRGRSLHTQVRAGMFAVAEFAALEPERFQLVMQVDWPEKFTTLERLQAELADEIAASFTAGFPDIDPRRAVDLSALLVSLGWRTALQADGSGADRVAELAGLATGLTMHGLAGLLTASE, from the coding sequence ATGGCCCGCGGACGACCTCGTACCTTCAGCGACGACGTGCTGCTCGCCGCCGCACGGTCGGCCCTCGTCGACCACGGCTACCACGAGGTCACGATGGACGAGATCGCACGGCGCGCGGGCACCAGCAAGCAGACCCTGTACGCACGGTACGAGGACAAGGCCGGACTCGTCACCGAGTGCGTACGGCAGGACTGTGCGGCGATGGCCGACCACCTGCGGTCGTCCTACCGGGAGGTCCGCGGCCGCTCCCTGCACACCCAGGTGCGCGCGGGCATGTTCGCGGTCGCCGAGTTCGCGGCGCTGGAGCCGGAGCGGTTCCAGCTCGTCATGCAGGTCGACTGGCCCGAGAAGTTCACCACGCTCGAGCGGCTGCAGGCCGAGCTGGCCGACGAGATCGCCGCGAGCTTCACCGCAGGCTTCCCCGACATCGACCCCCGTCGCGCCGTCGACCTCTCGGCGCTGCTGGTCTCGCTCGGCTGGCGAACGGCCCTGCAGGCGGACGGGTCCGGTGCCGACCGGGTCGCCGAGCTGGCCGGCCTCGCCACCGGTCTCACGATGCACGGACTGGCCGGCCTCCTCACCGCGTCGGAGTGA